GACCATCTGAGACCGCTGCGGCTGCGGGAGGCGGGCGGCGGCATCCGGGTCGAGGGGACGCGCGCGGTCGCCGACCCGCGCGTGCATCTCGTCGGTTACGGGCCGTCCGCCAGCACCATCGGCGCCAACCGGGCCGGGCGCGCGGCCGTACGGGACATCAGGCGGCTGCTGGCCGAACGGGAGCGGGTCGCCGCGTGACGTCCCGCCCGGTCACGTGGCCAGGTCCTCCTTGGCGGCGTCCTGCCGGACGCGGTTGAACTCGGCGACGTTGCGCTGGTGCTCGGCGTAGTCGGCGGTGAACCGGGTGTCGCCGGGCTTGACCGTGACGAAGTACAGCCAGTCGCCGGGGGTGGGGTTGATCGCGGCGCGCATCGCCTCGTCGCCCGGGTTGGCGATGGGGGTGGGCGGCAGACCCATGCGCTGGTACGAGTTGTACGGGCTGTCGATCCGGGTGTCCTTCGCGGTGGTGTTCAGAGTGGACCGGCCCAGGGCGTAGTTGATGGTGGAGTCCATCTGCAGCGGCATACCGCGTTCCAGCCGGTTGAAGATCACCCGGGCGGCCTTGGCCATGTCCCGCTGGCCGGCGGCCTCCGCCTGCACGATGCTGGCGATGGTGACGGCCTGGTAGACGTTCAGGGCGTTGCGCTGGGCGCCCGCGGCGACCGGCGCGCCGGTGAACTTCTCGTTCGCCTTGTCGACCATGGCCGCCAGCAGCTTCTCCGGGGTCGGGGCCTCGCCGAGCGGGTACGTCGCCGGGAAGAGGTAGCCCTCGGGGTTGCCCTCGGCGTCGTTCGGCAGCTTGAGGTCGGCCTTGGCCAATGACTTCCTGGTGGTGCCGGCGGGCAGGGCGAGGGCCTTGTCGACGGCCGCGTAGACCTGGGTCGCGCGCCAGCCCTCCGGGATCACGAGGGACGTGGGGCCCGACTCGCCCTCGTCGTCCGTCGTCAGCAGCGGCACCGCCACGGCGGTGCCGGCGACGACGGCGCCGGTCACGATCAGGGCGATACGGCCCCGGCGCGTCAGTCGGATCGTTCTCCTGGTGCCTCTCGCACTGCGCGGCGGAATGTTCGTCTGCATGCGGGCACGGTAACCCTCATATGCAAGCAAACCCGGCATATCGTCATTTTGTCGGCGCCAGTCGGGCGTCCCGGCGCACCAGTGCCGCGTACC
This region of Streptomyces ambofaciens ATCC 23877 genomic DNA includes:
- the mltG gene encoding endolytic transglycosylase MltG, with amino-acid sequence MQTNIPPRSARGTRRTIRLTRRGRIALIVTGAVVAGTAVAVPLLTTDDEGESGPTSLVIPEGWRATQVYAAVDKALALPAGTTRKSLAKADLKLPNDAEGNPEGYLFPATYPLGEAPTPEKLLAAMVDKANEKFTGAPVAAGAQRNALNVYQAVTIASIVQAEAAGQRDMAKAARVIFNRLERGMPLQMDSTINYALGRSTLNTTAKDTRIDSPYNSYQRMGLPPTPIANPGDEAMRAAINPTPGDWLYFVTVKPGDTRFTADYAEHQRNVAEFNRVRQDAAKEDLAT